In Anopheles bellator chromosome 2, idAnoBellAS_SP24_06.2, whole genome shotgun sequence, the genomic stretch CCTCGAAAACGACCCGGATGACCTGATCGGTAAGACTAAGATAAGAGTATGAGCGTTGTTTAAAAGGAGTTGCGGTGACCTACTTAGGCTTCGAGCCTACTTTATGgcaatgttttcacttttctcttCAATAGTcctcaacaacaaaaaagccgCTGTATTTGGTCATGATTTGCGTAGTGATTTTACACTTTTcttcaataatttttaattcattatttatttattcggAAACTTCAAACTTGTTCATTAGTTCTTCAACCAGGCTTTCCTCATCACATTAGAACTTGTACCCAATCTGGACCTAACAGTCTCAAGTctagcccagcccagccctaACAGTCTAAGCACAAATTATTTgcaattttccaattaaagATAATTTGATGACGGAACGAGTTAGAAAAGGTGTTTTGTTccatcatttttttcctttaaaGTAGTTTGACCACAATTTTTCTACTTGAGCCTTCCTACGTAACGGTATTCGGGAGTTTCGTATGTAATTTCTGCTCATATGAGGCATCGAAACCGTAACTCGCCAACAACATTCCTTGGATGATTTGGAATTCAACAAATAAGAACAATatttcctttttgcttttaaatattctgtttattgaattttctccACAGTGCTGAAAACTGTCAGAACTTTGACTTGCAATTCCAGCCCTAAACGAATGACTATTAGCGTGGCTCGGGGTATGTTGTTGAGATCAGCCAGTCGCACCGTTGCAACTCTTTCAAAGGCCCTGTCGATGTCTGGTCGGTCGTGCGCGGAAGCTATTTGAGGCTGTGTGGCGATTTTCCCGAAGGTACTACTGCGTTCTGCGTTCCGAGTTCGCTGAAAGTACGCAAATTAAGCGAGCAGCCCGCTAACGATAATTGAAACTAGCCCAGCGGAAAGCGGGATCATTTCCCGCAGTTTCCCGCATGTGCACCTCACCCTCTCCACCGCCCCCCGGTCTGCTGTCCAGCGAATTGCACTCattatgatttattggccCATTCTCTGGAAAAGATCATTCACATTCGGCTGGTAACTACGCTCGGTGACCGGAAAGCTCATTACGAAACGTCAGGGCCGGTGGGGGCTAGGTGGCGCTCCGTTCGCAAGTGCACGCGTCCCGTGTGTTCGCCCGGATCCAGGGCAAGTAGCGTGTCACCCTCGTGTAGACCCCGGGGTAGTTCGGCCGGGCGCAACCCTCGCCCCACGAGACGATTCCGACCAGTTCGCGAAAGTTGCTGTCCCCGACATTCAGCGGTCCACCACTGTCACCCTGGAAGGAGGAGAACGGAACGATGTAGCCTCGGATCGGATGCTGTTACCCTGACTTGTCCGAATTGTGTTACCTGGCAGGCATCCTTGCCGCCCTCGGCATACCCGGCACACAGCATGTTCTCCGTGATCCGGGACGCCCGGTAGTTGGATTTCCGGCACTGAGCGTTGCTCATGATAGGGACGACGGCCTTCTGCAGTCCGTTCGAAAGGCTCCCGTTGCCAAGCTTACCCCATCCGATCACCGTGCCGTTGTGACCGGTGAAGCTACGTCCCGAGACCGGCAGGCACACCGGGATGAAGCTTCCGCCGGCATCGACCGGAGCCTGCAGCTTCACCAGCGCGATGTCGTTGTTGAACGTGTCCAAACTGAACCGCTCGTGGCCGTGGAGCCTCGTGACGCTCCGGGTGACCATCTCGGACCGCTCGACGTCGTACAGCTTGGCCAGGAGTTGCGCCGGGACGAAGCTCAACACACAGTGGGCCGCCGTCAGGACGTAGCGATCGTTGATCAGTGAGCCGCCACAGTAGAAGGTTCCCCGGTACAGTAGCATCGCTATCCAGGGGTACTCCTTCACGTCGGCCGCGTCTCCTCCGACGATCCGGGAGCTCGTTTTGCCTCGCCCACAAGCTGCAAATTCGGCCAAACCCCCGGTGAGTCCCCGgtttggtccaagaaaaacCCACACAGCATACTCACAGCACTGCGGACAGTCACGTGGTAGCGGCTTTGCGGTCGTACCCACGtcggacgacgatggcgggcCGGGTTTGTGGTACAGCACGGTTGACAGCCACGCCAGCAGTGGGTTCTTCGCCCGCAACCGGTTCCCACCGGCCGGTACCGTCATCACCGGCGTCACGTAGATATCGTAGTTGATCCGGTTCGCGTCGGCTTCCTCGAGCTAGTAGAATGGACAGACTTGACGTCAGAGCCATGTGGAGCAGAACTTCACTAGAATCCTCGAGCCCAACTTACGGCAAGTGAAGCGGACGGCGGAGGACCAACTAGTAGCAGTGCCACCGTCAGGAGTCGCACCCCGAAAATGATGCCCATTGTCATCGCCACAAGCGCAACCGCAAGCTACCAGAGTGTCCGAATCGAGGGGCCCGGTGTCCAGAAGCCTCTCAAAACTTCCGCATCCTCGCGCAACGCGACACTGTCGCTCACTGGATGACCGTTTTCGACTGCGCGGCGTACATGGCCGCGTTCAGTTCCGGCGCCCGCGGTTCAGTTCCGCCTCGCGGGGGAGTGCCACTCTGTCGGGGGCGGGGGTCGGGGGCACACCACCCAAAAAGCTGCGCTTGTCACACAGCCACACCTGATCATCCCGCCCGGGCCCAGAGCCGCGGCGGACGCGAAGGTGTAAAAATgaccaataaataaacaaaacgtgaCGCGGACTCCGGGGGTGCTGTGCGGGGGAGGAAATGAACtgacaaaaataattaaagaaaGCACCCGCCCCACCACCCTTCCCCCCGCGATCACGTCACGTTGAGCCGCTGTCACGTCCTTCACGCGCGGGGTTCAGGTTCGCGGGCGCCTAGAGAGTGAACAATGCCGTCGAAATGCCGAGTGAAAGCGTagcggagcgaaagagagagagagatagagggagTAGAGTGGATGAAAGTGTCACCCCACActtgtgcatgtgtgtgtgtgcaacGGATTAAGAAGGCCAGTGTGTGTGGGGcagttgaaacgaaaaatgctTTGCGTTTGTCCGCGGACCCCCCTTTCGGTTGTTGCTCCTTTTGGTCGATCGGCGATCTTGATGTCTGCGCGATCTTGAGGCGGGCTTCCCCATTGGAGGAGGTACCTTCGCTGACCAGCTCGGTTCGCCTCGGACCCCTAGCCAATGGTGGAGCGATTCGAGGATAACAGAACTTGCTGCGCGGAACGTCTagatattcattttttttatttcctgtACAAAGTTCGACCTGC encodes the following:
- the LOC131207460 gene encoding trypsin-1-like, whose product is MGIIFGVRLLTVALLLVGPPPSASLALEEADANRINYDIYVTPVMTVPAGGNRLRAKNPLLAWLSTVLYHKPGPPSSSDVGTTAKPLPRDCPQCSCGRGKTSSRIVGGDAADVKEYPWIAMLLYRGTFYCGGSLINDRYVLTAAHCVLSFVPAQLLAKLYDVERSEMVTRSVTRLHGHERFSLDTFNNDIALVKLQAPVDAGGSFIPVCLPVSGRSFTGHNGTVIGWGKLGNGSLSNGLQKAVVPIMSNAQCRKSNYRASRITENMLCAGYAEGGKDACQGDSGGPLNVGDSNFRELVGIVSWGEGCARPNYPGVYTRVTRYLPWIRANTRDACTCERSAT